A region from the Kineothrix sp. IPX-CK genome encodes:
- a CDS encoding DUF5688 family protein, producing the protein MKIMEFCEKVKGELEICLGGEVTVELNRITKNNGVILNSVVIAKTERNISPNIYLDDFFEEYERGKPMQDIIEEIRRIYKENCFKKNLDMNFFLDYGKLKGKVAYKVIGYEKNLEILKEIPHFLFLDMAVVFYCSVDEEELSKATILIYNNHLKLWGITKEILYEDAKENTRRLLPARVLPIERMMQEIFSQDLKKEFIAGTGEDGFMPDEEWFDNAALQLLTTVTDCESCGQMFVMGNENKLFGAATLLYDNALLGFSDAVCKDLFILPSSIHEIILIPDDGKQEPTQLWRMVCDINETQVDPEDVLTDAVYRYSRKENAITKLF; encoded by the coding sequence ATGAAAATCATGGAATTTTGCGAAAAAGTAAAGGGTGAATTAGAAATTTGTTTAGGAGGAGAGGTAACCGTTGAGCTGAACCGGATCACGAAAAATAACGGGGTAATCTTAAATAGCGTAGTAATAGCCAAGACGGAAAGAAATATATCACCTAATATTTATCTCGATGATTTTTTTGAAGAATATGAGCGGGGAAAACCCATGCAAGATATTATTGAAGAAATAAGGCGGATTTATAAGGAAAACTGTTTTAAAAAAAATCTGGATATGAATTTTTTTTTGGATTATGGAAAACTGAAGGGAAAGGTAGCATATAAAGTAATAGGGTATGAAAAAAATCTTGAGATACTAAAAGAGATTCCCCACTTTCTTTTCCTGGATATGGCGGTAGTGTTCTATTGCAGTGTCGACGAAGAAGAGTTGAGCAAAGCTACTATTTTAATCTATAATAACCACCTTAAGTTGTGGGGTATTACGAAGGAAATATTATATGAGGATGCAAAGGAAAATACGAGACGGCTGCTTCCGGCAAGAGTGCTGCCTATCGAGAGGATGATGCAGGAAATTTTTTCTCAGGATTTGAAAAAGGAATTTATTGCGGGAACCGGCGAGGATGGCTTCATGCCCGACGAAGAATGGTTTGATAATGCGGCTTTGCAATTACTTACCACGGTAACAGATTGTGAAAGCTGTGGACAAATGTTCGTTATGGGAAATGAGAACAAGCTTTTTGGAGCAGCAACGCTGCTATATGATAATGCGTTGCTTGGATTTTCCGATGCAGTTTGTAAAGATTTATTCATTCTCCCCAGCTCCATCCATGAAATCATATTAATACCTGACGACGGAAAGCAGGAGCCCACACAGCTTTGGAGAATGGTCTGTGATATCAATGAAACCCAGGTGGACCCTGAGGATGTTCTGACAGATGCGGTATATCGCTATTCGAGAAAAGAAAACGCAATTACAAAGTTATTCTAA
- a CDS encoding SH3 domain-containing protein produces the protein MSRHRKSSMNNSIKDRLDDIKDWISDHAKIVMPLILVVCVLFTVLIAVNANKKAAAEEEAQMAESTEVADTMAASAEDAEAVPELPLEENAYPAVNELMSSYYAALAEGNLDTVSSINAFVDDTEKIRIQEMSKYIDSYPQLDVYTKAGPVEDSYLVYVYSKVKFTEYDEMVPGMQAFYVCTDENGICYINEGEDNSVVTNYIRDISLQDDVVDLNNKVAVEYNELLESDEELNAFLVDLAQRIDVSVGEALAKAEAAQTENETAAADADNSETAEAADTETEQAAEETQTNVTKTVRATDVVNVRSSDSETADKVGKAQIGDEFTLLEEKGNGWSKITFDGKDAFIKTEYLEPVEEAAAAAETEQADQDTAQTETNEGTQTAAAGDGTTVTVTENVNVRKTASETGEKLGLVYVGEKLELVMKQADGWTKVKYKGQTAYVKSDYVE, from the coding sequence ATGAGTAGGCATAGAAAATCATCTATGAACAACAGCATAAAAGACAGATTGGATGATATAAAGGATTGGATATCAGACCATGCGAAAATAGTAATGCCGCTAATTCTCGTAGTATGCGTTCTGTTTACGGTTCTCATAGCGGTCAATGCGAATAAAAAAGCAGCGGCCGAAGAAGAAGCGCAGATGGCGGAGAGCACGGAGGTGGCGGATACCATGGCGGCTTCAGCAGAGGATGCGGAGGCAGTGCCGGAGCTTCCGCTTGAGGAAAATGCATATCCGGCGGTAAACGAACTTATGAGCAGCTATTATGCCGCTTTGGCAGAAGGAAATCTGGATACGGTCTCCTCCATTAACGCATTTGTGGATGATACGGAAAAAATAAGAATTCAGGAAATGAGCAAATATATCGATTCCTATCCACAGCTTGATGTATATACGAAAGCGGGGCCGGTAGAGGACTCCTATCTGGTATATGTTTATTCCAAAGTGAAATTTACCGAGTATGACGAAATGGTACCAGGAATGCAGGCGTTTTACGTTTGCACAGATGAGAATGGGATCTGTTATATTAATGAAGGCGAAGACAATTCCGTTGTAACAAACTATATCAGAGATATTTCTCTTCAGGACGATGTGGTTGATTTGAACAATAAGGTTGCCGTAGAATACAACGAGCTTCTGGAAAGCGATGAGGAGCTGAACGCCTTTCTCGTGGATCTGGCGCAGAGAATCGATGTTTCAGTAGGTGAAGCTCTTGCGAAGGCGGAGGCTGCACAGACGGAAAACGAAACCGCGGCTGCAGATGCAGATAATAGCGAGACGGCAGAAGCGGCGGACACGGAGACGGAACAAGCTGCCGAGGAGACACAGACGAATGTGACAAAGACAGTGCGCGCTACGGATGTAGTCAATGTTCGAAGTTCCGACAGCGAGACCGCCGATAAAGTTGGAAAAGCGCAAATAGGCGATGAATTTACTCTATTGGAAGAAAAAGGCAATGGCTGGAGCAAGATTACTTTCGATGGTAAAGATGCCTTTATTAAGACCGAATATCTGGAGCCCGTAGAAGAAGCTGCCGCAGCAGCCGAAACGGAGCAGGCAGATCAAGATACAGCACAAACTGAAACGAATGAGGGAACACAGACCGCCGCTGCCGGTGACGGTACTACAGTAACGGTAACAGAGAATGTTAACGTCAGAAAGACTGCCAGTGAGACCGGAGAGAAGTTAGGACTCGTATATGTCGGTGAGAAGCTGGAGCTGGTAATGAAGCAGGCGGATGGCTGGACGAAGGTAAAATACAAGGGGCAGACCGCATATGTGAAATCAGATTATGTGGAATAA
- a CDS encoding shikimate kinase gives MNNIILIGFMGCGKTSVGIRLSYLLKQAMTDTDRMIERLSRLTVSEIFDKYGEEEFRRLETDCLRKLLQEPDNQIISVGGGLPMRNENRELLKQLGKVVYLRVTAPTVCERLSGDTSRPLLQGGNPEEKVRALLEKRSPVYESAADVVIDVDGKDFDEILDEIIKKTEEIKA, from the coding sequence ATGAATAATATTATTTTAATCGGTTTTATGGGCTGCGGAAAAACCAGTGTAGGTATTCGGCTGTCGTATCTGTTAAAACAGGCGATGACGGATACGGACAGAATGATCGAGAGGCTGAGCCGGCTGACGGTCTCAGAGATTTTTGATAAATATGGAGAAGAGGAGTTTCGAAGGCTGGAGACGGACTGCCTGAGGAAGCTTTTGCAGGAGCCGGACAATCAGATCATTTCGGTGGGTGGCGGGCTTCCTATGAGGAATGAGAACAGGGAATTGTTAAAGCAGCTTGGCAAAGTAGTTTATTTGAGAGTGACTGCACCCACCGTCTGCGAAAGGTTGTCTGGAGATACGAGCAGACCCCTTTTACAAGGCGGTAATCCGGAGGAGAAGGTAAGAGCGCTTTTAGAAAAACGGTCGCCGGTATATGAAAGCGCTGCCGATGTGGTCATCGATGTGGACGGGAAAGACTTCGATGAAATATTGGATGAAATCATAAAGAAAACGGAGGAAATAAAGGCATGA
- a CDS encoding methyl-accepting chemotaxis protein, whose translation MMSKRSMYRQLEKDCEAIRKQTNRLAKGNLDIDKIEAGEEHLQRVSEDINEIANLLNEYIAEISGVLSHLSVGDLLVQMSDTAKFYGDFIPIKAALTKITVSLSETFVKINDIMNQINKIGEQANQTTVLLAENETQIAEEMNLVTVKADSVYEETERNYNNVNKICAGMTELMAHAKEGHADAVQMVDAMEQVNIASGNISKVADMIYSISSQTKLLSLNASIEAARAGEHGRGFAVVAQEIGELAHQTTKAVEQTGRLIEESVSKVGECQTVVNLTADRFAQMKDSLGEINGDSLEIATNTARQKENIKEMVDTIARISSTIQNNAALAQENASTNACLYEETARLKEVLDTFIVDPAKRIVLEKKLVDNEAEVFMKKALNALKGCAENKIDETLKNCLKEEAHIECAYVIGSDGRQTSHTVMSGLVEIRTAGGFKPAEPGDDHRAKRYFSQADRQRDEMYVSHEYISSATGNLCSTYSQAYETSFGKSYVLCVDMKYM comes from the coding sequence ATGATGAGTAAAAGAAGCATGTACAGACAATTGGAGAAGGATTGTGAGGCAATCAGGAAGCAGACGAACCGGCTTGCGAAAGGCAATCTGGATATCGATAAAATTGAGGCCGGGGAGGAGCATCTTCAAAGAGTGAGCGAGGATATTAACGAGATTGCTAACCTATTGAACGAATACATAGCGGAGATATCCGGAGTGCTTTCTCACCTGTCGGTAGGCGATTTGCTCGTTCAGATGTCGGATACTGCGAAATTTTACGGAGATTTTATTCCGATAAAAGCGGCTCTTACCAAAATAACCGTATCGCTTTCAGAGACGTTTGTTAAAATTAACGATATAATGAATCAGATCAACAAGATTGGGGAGCAGGCTAATCAAACCACTGTGCTTTTGGCGGAAAATGAAACGCAGATAGCGGAGGAGATGAATCTGGTAACGGTGAAAGCCGACAGCGTATATGAGGAGACTGAGAGAAATTATAATAACGTAAATAAAATATGCGCAGGTATGACGGAACTGATGGCGCACGCGAAAGAGGGACATGCCGACGCAGTGCAAATGGTGGATGCCATGGAGCAGGTAAACATAGCCTCAGGCAACATTTCCAAGGTGGCTGATATGATTTATTCTATCTCCTCTCAGACTAAGCTCTTATCCTTGAATGCATCTATCGAAGCGGCGCGGGCCGGCGAACACGGAAGGGGCTTCGCAGTGGTAGCGCAGGAGATAGGAGAACTGGCACACCAAACAACGAAGGCGGTGGAGCAGACAGGAAGGCTTATAGAAGAGAGCGTGTCTAAGGTAGGAGAATGTCAGACGGTAGTAAATTTGACGGCAGACCGTTTTGCACAGATGAAGGATTCCCTCGGGGAAATAAATGGGGATAGTCTGGAAATTGCGACAAATACGGCAAGACAAAAAGAAAATATAAAGGAAATGGTAGATACTATTGCGAGAATATCCTCTACGATTCAAAACAATGCTGCGCTGGCACAGGAAAATGCGAGTACAAATGCTTGCCTTTATGAGGAGACCGCGAGATTGAAGGAGGTCCTGGACACCTTTATTGTGGATCCTGCCAAAAGAATCGTTCTTGAGAAGAAACTCGTTGACAACGAGGCGGAAGTCTTTATGAAGAAAGCTTTGAATGCGTTAAAGGGCTGCGCAGAAAATAAAATAGATGAAACGCTGAAGAACTGTTTAAAGGAAGAAGCGCATATTGAATGTGCCTATGTGATTGGCAGCGACGGCAGGCAGACGAGCCATACGGTGATGAGCGGTCTGGTGGAAATAAGGACAGCAGGAGGATTTAAACCGGCGGAGCCCGGAGACGATCATAGGGCGAAACGTTATTTCAGTCAGGCGGATAGACAAAGAGATGAAATGTATGTGTCCCATGAATACATATCAAGCGCCACGGGAAATTTATGCTCCACATATTCCCAGGCATATGAAACGAGCTTCGGAAAGTCTTATGTATTATGTGTGGATATGAAATATATGTGA
- the efp gene encoding elongation factor P, giving the protein MISAGDFRNGITIELDNNIYQIIEFQHVKPGKGAAFVRTKLKNIKSGGVIEKTFRPTEKCPQARIDRKDMQYLYSDGDLFHFMDVESYEQIGLDEASVGDSLKFVKENEMVKVCSHNGNVFAIEPPLFVELQITDTEPGFKGDTATGATKPAVVETGATVYVPLFVDQDDVIKIDTRTGEYLSRV; this is encoded by the coding sequence ATGATTTCTGCAGGTGATTTCAGAAATGGTATTACTATTGAATTAGATAATAATATTTACCAGATTATTGAGTTCCAGCACGTAAAACCGGGTAAAGGGGCAGCGTTCGTAAGAACTAAACTGAAAAATATCAAGAGCGGCGGTGTAATTGAAAAAACATTCAGACCCACCGAGAAATGCCCACAAGCACGTATTGATAGAAAAGATATGCAGTACTTATATTCAGATGGTGATTTATTCCACTTTATGGATGTGGAGAGCTATGAGCAGATTGGACTCGATGAGGCCTCGGTAGGCGATTCTCTGAAATTCGTAAAAGAGAATGAGATGGTTAAGGTATGTTCCCATAACGGAAATGTATTCGCCATCGAACCTCCGCTGTTTGTAGAACTGCAGATTACGGATACAGAACCGGGATTCAAGGGAGATACAGCGACAGGCGCGACAAAACCTGCTGTTGTGGAGACGGGAGCAACCGTTTACGTTCCTTTATTCGTGGATCAGGACGACGTGATCAAGATCGATACCAGAACGGGAGAATATCTCTCCAGGGTATAA
- a CDS encoding Gfo/Idh/MocA family oxidoreductase, with protein sequence MNVAILGAGGIGGTMAQTLIKMKTARCYAVGSRNKDKAAEFAKKYGCKKFYGSYEELVADKKVDLVYIATPHSEHYEHARLCIENGKPVLCEKAFTANAAQAEELIALAKEKNVLITEAMWTRYMPMLQTIKEVLNSGVIGVPTMLTANLGYVINGVSRLTDPALAGGALLDVGVYTINFASMIFGTEVKKLSSVCTYTKSGVDEQNSITMVFEDGKMAVLNSSMLSLSDRKGIIHGTKGFVVIENINNFASMTVYDSSYNKVEKYNRPKQISGYEYEVEACVRALQNGEIECPQMPHAETIRIMKLMDGLRYEWGIKYPFE encoded by the coding sequence ATAAACGTGGCGATCCTGGGAGCCGGAGGTATCGGCGGAACGATGGCGCAGACCTTGATTAAGATGAAGACCGCAAGATGCTACGCGGTAGGTTCCAGAAACAAGGATAAGGCGGCTGAATTTGCTAAAAAATACGGATGTAAGAAGTTCTATGGATCTTACGAAGAGTTGGTTGCGGACAAGAAGGTAGATTTGGTCTATATCGCGACACCTCATTCCGAGCATTATGAACACGCAAGGCTATGTATAGAAAACGGGAAACCTGTGCTTTGCGAAAAGGCTTTCACAGCTAATGCTGCGCAGGCAGAGGAGCTAATTGCCTTAGCAAAGGAAAAGAATGTGCTTATAACAGAAGCAATGTGGACCCGTTATATGCCCATGCTTCAAACGATAAAGGAAGTACTAAACAGCGGCGTGATCGGTGTTCCTACAATGCTGACCGCGAACCTCGGCTATGTAATTAACGGAGTGTCCCGTCTGACAGATCCTGCGCTTGCAGGAGGTGCACTTCTCGATGTAGGAGTGTATACGATTAATTTTGCGTCGATGATATTCGGAACGGAAGTAAAGAAGTTATCTTCCGTCTGTACCTATACAAAGAGCGGTGTGGATGAGCAGAACAGCATAACAATGGTATTCGAAGACGGAAAGATGGCGGTGTTGAACAGCTCTATGCTTTCGTTAAGCGATAGAAAGGGAATCATACACGGGACCAAGGGTTTTGTGGTAATCGAGAATATCAATAACTTTGCGAGCATGACGGTATATGACAGCAGTTATAATAAAGTAGAAAAATACAACCGTCCGAAGCAGATTTCAGGCTATGAATACGAGGTTGAAGCTTGTGTGAGGGCTTTGCAGAACGGAGAGATAGAATGTCCTCAGATGCCCCATGCCGAAACGATTCGCATCATGAAGCTGATGGACGGCCTCAGATATGAGTGGGGAATAAAATATCCCTTTGAATAA
- the gdhA gene encoding NADP-specific glutamate dehydrogenase, with protein sequence MSYVDEVFDLVVAKNPAQPEFIQAVKEVLESLRVVIEANEEVYKKDALLERLVTPERIVMFRVPWVDDKGQVQVNNGFRVQFNSAIGPYKGGLRFHPSVNLGIIKFLGFEQIFKNSLTGLPIGGGKGGSDFDPKGKSDREVMAFCQSFMTELYRHIGADTDVPAGDIGVGGREIGFMYGQYKRIRNSYEGVLTGKGLTYGGSLARTQATGYGLLYLVEEMLKCNGKDIAGKTIAVSGAGNVAIYAIEKAQQLGAKPVTCSDSTGWIYDSEGIDLDLLKEIKEVKRARLTDYAAARSSAQYHEGIGVWSVKCDIALPCATQNELNLDDAKALVANGCFAVAEGANMPTTLEATDYFLQNKVLFCPGKASNAGGVATSALEMSQNSERLSWTFEEVDSRLNRIMVDIFHNLDAASKKYNMEGNYVAGANIAGFLKVAEAMTAQGIV encoded by the coding sequence ATGTCATATGTTGATGAGGTATTTGACTTGGTAGTAGCAAAGAACCCGGCACAGCCGGAATTCATTCAGGCGGTAAAAGAGGTTCTGGAGTCCCTTCGTGTGGTAATCGAAGCGAATGAAGAAGTGTACAAAAAAGATGCTTTACTGGAAAGATTAGTTACACCGGAAAGAATCGTTATGTTCCGCGTTCCCTGGGTGGATGATAAAGGACAGGTTCAGGTGAATAATGGTTTCCGCGTACAGTTCAACAGCGCTATCGGACCTTACAAGGGCGGATTGAGATTTCATCCGTCTGTTAATCTTGGCATTATCAAGTTCCTGGGTTTTGAGCAGATTTTCAAAAACTCCCTTACCGGACTTCCTATCGGCGGCGGTAAAGGCGGTTCCGATTTCGATCCTAAGGGCAAATCGGATAGAGAAGTTATGGCATTCTGCCAAAGCTTTATGACGGAGCTTTATAGACATATTGGCGCGGATACGGACGTACCGGCAGGAGATATCGGCGTAGGAGGCAGAGAAATCGGCTTCATGTACGGGCAGTATAAGAGAATCCGCAACAGCTACGAAGGAGTTCTTACGGGAAAGGGGCTTACCTATGGAGGTTCTCTTGCAAGAACGCAGGCTACGGGTTACGGTTTGTTGTATTTGGTAGAAGAAATGCTAAAGTGCAACGGTAAAGACATCGCGGGCAAGACGATCGCGGTTTCCGGTGCGGGCAACGTAGCTATTTATGCTATTGAAAAAGCGCAGCAGCTCGGTGCAAAACCGGTTACCTGCTCAGATTCTACAGGCTGGATTTATGACTCCGAAGGAATAGATTTGGATTTATTAAAAGAAATAAAAGAAGTGAAACGTGCAAGACTGACGGATTATGCAGCGGCCAGATCCAGCGCACAGTATCATGAAGGAATAGGCGTTTGGAGCGTAAAATGTGATATCGCGCTTCCCTGTGCAACGCAGAACGAGCTTAACCTCGATGATGCGAAGGCTCTTGTTGCGAACGGCTGCTTTGCAGTTGCAGAAGGCGCAAATATGCCTACCACCTTGGAAGCAACCGATTATTTTCTGCAGAATAAAGTTCTGTTCTGCCCCGGCAAAGCATCCAACGCAGGCGGCGTAGCTACTTCCGCACTTGAAATGAGCCAGAACAGCGAAAGACTTAGCTGGACCTTCGAAGAAGTTGACAGCAGGTTAAATCGCATTATGGTAGATATCTTCCATAACCTAGATGCAGCTTCCAAGAAATACAATATGGAAGGCAATTATGTGGCAGGAGCTAATATTGCAGGCTTCCTTAAGGTTGCAGAAGCAATGACGGCTCAGGGCATTGTATAA